From Pseudomonas sp. G.S.17, the proteins below share one genomic window:
- a CDS encoding amino acid ABC transporter permease → MAQIQAPGKDERVSLAAKYDISAYKVVPRRYFGRYAAATLIAVLLIGLVQAFIHGNIEWSFVAQFLTAESIMFGLLNTITMSILAMALGVVLGVVVAVMRMSQNPLLRYVAQSYTWLFRGTPLILQLLLWFNLALIFPTLGIPGLFEFKTVEVITPFAAALLGLGINQGAYTAEVVRAGLLSVDSGQYEAAKAIGMPRLQALRRIILPQAMRIIIPPVSNEFISMVKMTSLASVIQYSELLHNAQNIYYANARVMELLIVAGIWYLAVVTVLTLGQARLEKRFARGAGKRN, encoded by the coding sequence ATGGCACAGATTCAAGCCCCAGGCAAAGACGAGCGCGTGTCGCTCGCCGCCAAGTACGACATCTCGGCCTACAAGGTCGTCCCGCGCCGCTACTTCGGCCGTTACGCCGCCGCCACACTGATTGCGGTGCTGTTGATCGGACTGGTTCAGGCGTTCATTCACGGCAACATCGAATGGTCGTTCGTTGCGCAGTTCCTGACCGCCGAATCGATCATGTTCGGCCTGTTGAACACCATCACCATGTCGATCCTGGCCATGGCACTCGGGGTCGTGCTCGGCGTAGTGGTGGCGGTGATGCGTATGTCGCAGAACCCGCTGCTGCGTTATGTGGCGCAGAGCTACACCTGGCTGTTCCGGGGCACGCCGCTGATTTTGCAACTGCTGCTCTGGTTCAACCTGGCGCTGATTTTCCCGACCTTAGGCATTCCCGGTCTGTTCGAGTTCAAGACCGTCGAAGTGATCACCCCGTTCGCCGCTGCGCTGCTCGGCCTGGGCATCAACCAGGGCGCCTACACCGCCGAAGTGGTGCGCGCCGGTCTGCTGTCAGTGGACAGCGGCCAGTACGAAGCGGCCAAGGCTATTGGCATGCCGCGCTTGCAGGCGCTGCGCCGGATCATCCTGCCCCAGGCCATGCGCATCATCATCCCGCCGGTCAGCAACGAGTTCATCAGCATGGTGAAAATGACCAGTCTGGCCAGTGTTATTCAGTACTCGGAACTGCTGCACAACGCGCAGAACATCTACTACGCCAACGCCCGGGTCATGGAGCTGCTGATCGTCGCCGGCATCTGGTATCTGGCGGTGGTGACCGTGCTGACCCTGGGTCAGGCGCGACTGGAAAAACGCTTCGCCCGTGGCGCTGGCAAACGTAATTGA
- a CDS encoding DUF3077 domain-containing protein, with product MKQSFFSNQPQTIKTLGTITFSTCGETRQPLFRINPEIPIESALEHASNLLACASEISLDAALGDAGKQSVWAAHYLSEMAKAIVDDALASSAAARYAEG from the coding sequence ATGAAGCAATCGTTCTTTTCCAACCAACCACAAACCATCAAAACCCTCGGCACCATCACCTTCTCCACCTGCGGTGAAACCAGGCAGCCGCTGTTCCGCATAAACCCTGAAATCCCCATCGAATCCGCCCTGGAACATGCCTCGAATTTATTGGCGTGTGCCAGCGAAATCAGCCTCGACGCGGCGCTGGGCGATGCAGGCAAACAGAGTGTCTGGGCTGCGCACTATCTGAGTGAGATGGCGAAGGCAATTGTTGATGATGCGTTGGCGAGTAGCGCTGCGGCTCGATACGCTGAAGGATGA
- a CDS encoding transporter substrate-binding domain-containing protein yields the protein MLDLSNKASMLFAALGIAACCNVAQARETLNVGVEATYPPMSYRDPATNQSVGFNIDLFDALGKAMNVEIKYQEMTFEQLTSSLKTGRIDVIGTAITDLPKRRTDMTFVDYLQTGAQMFTTVRNTSLGSTPEAFCGKNIGTPRTTNYYPEVMAWNDTNCVAAGKPAATVQGTAGASAARLDLQQERLAAVVLGPEYVKYLISQEPNTYVLIGQPLSLHHFGFAVDKAKTDVRDNLVKGLQTVIRDGTYQTILKKWNLESQAVSEVMVDGGK from the coding sequence ATGCTGGATTTGAGCAATAAAGCTTCGATGCTGTTCGCGGCCTTGGGTATTGCGGCCTGCTGCAACGTGGCGCAGGCCCGGGAAACCTTGAACGTCGGCGTGGAAGCGACGTACCCGCCGATGTCGTACCGCGATCCGGCGACCAACCAGAGCGTAGGCTTCAACATCGACCTGTTCGACGCCCTGGGCAAGGCAATGAACGTCGAGATCAAGTATCAGGAAATGACCTTCGAGCAGCTGACCAGCAGCCTGAAAACCGGGCGCATCGACGTGATCGGCACAGCCATCACCGACCTGCCCAAACGCCGCACCGACATGACCTTTGTCGATTACCTGCAAACCGGCGCGCAGATGTTCACCACGGTGCGCAACACCAGCCTGGGCTCGACACCGGAAGCCTTCTGCGGGAAAAACATCGGCACCCCGCGCACCACCAATTACTACCCGGAAGTCATGGCCTGGAACGACACCAATTGCGTCGCCGCCGGCAAGCCTGCGGCTACCGTGCAAGGCACCGCTGGCGCTTCGGCGGCACGTCTGGACCTGCAACAGGAACGCCTCGCCGCCGTGGTCCTCGGCCCGGAATATGTGAAGTACCTGATCAGCCAGGAACCCAATACCTACGTGTTGATCGGTCAGCCGCTGTCCTTGCATCACTTCGGTTTCGCGGTCGATAAAGCCAAGACCGACGTGCGCGACAACCTGGTCAAAGGCCTGCAAACCGTGATCCGCGACGGCACCTATCAAACCATCCTCAAGAAGTGGAATCTGGAAAGCCAGGCGGTCAGCGAAGTGATGGTCGACGGCGGGAAGTAA
- a CDS encoding polysaccharide deacetylase, which produces MTEAKSVWPAPYRCAVVITIDYNDIHGILTQVPAIAGRDKSLSVWRYGTTRGVQRLLEVLDDQQIPATWCIPGIVAEENPQVVQAINAAGHEIACAGYRHEDFSQLDLAAQHASLKRGCDVIAQMTGQRPSGFRAPAGSYAPGFADALRAEGISWSSSWAGDDLPYLHPVTQMDSAPLVELPLHCELEDEPYFAFNLAPAVPVSQARIASYAEVLKNWQQDFAGFHRFGLCYVMRLHPETLGTVGRSGLLLELLTWLKAQPDVWFATAEEVADWWSESNNSLPEDHPAAVFERHRPSQAS; this is translated from the coding sequence ATGACTGAAGCGAAATCCGTCTGGCCCGCGCCGTATCGCTGCGCGGTGGTCATCACCATCGACTACAACGACATTCACGGCATCCTCACGCAGGTTCCGGCCATCGCCGGGCGCGACAAAAGCCTGTCGGTGTGGCGCTACGGCACCACGCGTGGCGTGCAGCGTCTGCTGGAAGTGCTCGACGATCAGCAGATCCCCGCCACCTGGTGCATTCCCGGCATCGTCGCCGAAGAGAATCCGCAGGTGGTGCAGGCGATCAACGCCGCCGGGCATGAAATCGCCTGCGCCGGTTATCGTCATGAAGATTTTTCACAGTTGGATCTGGCCGCGCAGCACGCTTCATTGAAGCGCGGCTGCGACGTCATCGCACAAATGACCGGGCAACGTCCCAGCGGTTTTCGTGCGCCAGCAGGCAGCTACGCGCCAGGTTTCGCCGATGCATTGCGCGCAGAAGGCATCAGTTGGTCGTCTTCGTGGGCGGGGGACGATTTGCCTTATCTGCACCCGGTCACTCAGATGGATTCCGCACCGCTGGTGGAATTGCCGCTGCATTGCGAACTGGAGGACGAACCTTATTTCGCCTTCAACCTCGCCCCCGCCGTGCCGGTCAGCCAGGCGCGCATCGCGTCTTACGCCGAGGTGCTGAAAAACTGGCAGCAGGACTTTGCAGGCTTCCATCGTTTTGGCCTGTGCTACGTCATGCGCCTGCACCCGGAAACCCTCGGCACCGTTGGCCGCAGCGGTTTGCTGCTGGAGTTGCTGACCTGGCTCAAGGCGCAGCCGGACGTGTGGTTTGCCACCGCTGAAGAAGTCGCCGACTGGTGGAGCGAAAGCAACAACAGCCTGCCTGAAGATCATCCCGCCGCTGTTTTCGAGCGCCATCGTCCGAGCCAGGCATCATGA
- a CDS encoding colicin E3/pyocin S6 family cytotoxin, with protein sequence MRKDDPEDPFERYMRNRRLPNGGASWAAWNTPKKPEPVYIQEDKWPAPKPRTDLVFAKSCAPGNWCSTDAGTSVEPASNFGKVMLAGAMLLPDASAAAALALGADLGLGYMAGSGIMQQRHSWAIRGLGGPASILVLGMLPEKMGDGTLYTDGQLRSMTRAPTRVRFQFRQDPDGVLQVYGIHSKPSGDDSVRTVQATWNADRTAMEAKLNGITIIWTPRDGRLGPMPPLIYPDNSGAHLNNILVHPIPEDTDSQIEGFPGEDITVEDCIVVFPAGVGWKSMYVVFARPFGGDHSYHPAPKGLTAFPDALPVKKKSSVQGGGKKRNRWKDRKGRIFEWDYENGRVELYDSQGKHLGEFDPNTGERTKDAEPGRTTPK encoded by the coding sequence ATGCGCAAGGACGATCCAGAAGACCCATTCGAACGTTATATGCGAAACCGCCGACTGCCCAACGGAGGTGCTTCGTGGGCGGCGTGGAACACACCCAAAAAGCCCGAACCGGTTTACATCCAGGAAGACAAATGGCCCGCGCCAAAACCCCGCACTGATCTGGTTTTCGCCAAGTCCTGCGCGCCGGGTAACTGGTGCTCCACCGACGCCGGGACCTCCGTAGAACCGGCGTCAAACTTCGGCAAAGTAATGCTCGCGGGCGCCATGCTCCTGCCCGATGCCAGCGCTGCGGCTGCCCTCGCACTCGGCGCCGACCTGGGCCTGGGCTACATGGCCGGCAGCGGGATCATGCAACAGCGACACAGCTGGGCGATACGCGGCTTGGGCGGCCCGGCCAGCATTCTTGTCCTCGGCATGCTTCCCGAGAAAATGGGCGACGGCACGCTCTACACCGACGGCCAATTGCGCAGCATGACGCGCGCGCCAACACGGGTGCGCTTCCAGTTTCGCCAGGATCCCGATGGCGTGTTGCAGGTCTACGGCATCCACAGCAAACCGTCCGGCGACGATTCGGTTCGCACAGTGCAAGCCACGTGGAACGCCGACCGAACGGCGATGGAAGCCAAACTCAACGGAATCACGATCATCTGGACGCCAAGAGACGGACGCCTCGGCCCCATGCCACCGCTGATCTACCCTGACAACAGCGGCGCACACCTCAACAACATCCTCGTCCACCCGATCCCGGAAGACACCGACAGCCAGATCGAAGGCTTCCCCGGCGAGGACATCACCGTTGAAGATTGTATTGTGGTGTTTCCAGCGGGGGTTGGCTGGAAGTCGATGTATGTGGTGTTTGCGCGGCCGTTTGGTGGGGATCATAGCTACCATCCGGCGCCAAAAGGACTGACAGCCTTTCCGGACGCATTGCCGGTAAAAAAGAAGTCTAGTGTTCAAGGCGGCGGTAAAAAACGTAATCGATGGAAAGACCGTAAGGGCCGTATTTTTGAGTGGGATTATGAAAATGGTAGGGTTGAACTATACGACAGCCAAGGTAAGCATTTAGGAGAGTTTGATCCCAACACGGGAGAACGAACAAAAGACGCCGAGCCTGGGCGTACGACACCGAAATAA
- a CDS encoding NAD(P)H-quinone oxidoreductase, with the protein MKVVIFERFGDPEVLQRVERPAPVIKPGEVLIDIHATALNFSDLLQRRGTYVMKTEGENILGIECSGVITEVGAGVSTWTVGDRVCALLPGGGYGEQVAVNADHVLPCPQGLSLLEAAALPEAACTLWSNLRDIGRLQPGETVLIHGGAGGVGSLAIQWAKQWGARVLTTAGSPEKLQRCLELGADVAIDYRNEDFVDVVARVTEGRGVDVILDNMGAAYLARNIEALAVDGRIVMIGLQSGREAPIHLGKMMGKRAALHTTSLRDRSAAAKQTIVAGVLHDIWPHLLTGAIKPVIDKTFPLTDVVAAHAYMESGGHVGKIVLQVKDSR; encoded by the coding sequence ATGAAAGTCGTCATCTTCGAACGCTTCGGCGATCCCGAGGTATTGCAACGGGTGGAACGCCCTGCGCCCGTCATCAAGCCCGGCGAGGTGCTGATCGACATACACGCCACGGCGCTGAATTTTTCCGACCTGCTCCAACGGCGCGGCACGTATGTGATGAAGACCGAGGGCGAGAACATCCTCGGCATCGAATGCTCCGGCGTCATCACTGAGGTGGGCGCAGGCGTCAGCACCTGGACGGTCGGTGATCGGGTCTGCGCTTTGCTGCCCGGTGGCGGTTATGGCGAGCAGGTTGCGGTCAACGCCGATCACGTGTTGCCCTGCCCGCAAGGCCTGTCGCTGCTCGAAGCGGCGGCACTGCCGGAAGCGGCCTGCACACTTTGGTCGAACCTGCGGGATATCGGACGCTTGCAACCGGGGGAAACCGTGTTGATCCACGGCGGCGCGGGCGGCGTGGGTTCACTGGCGATTCAATGGGCCAAACAATGGGGCGCACGCGTGCTGACCACGGCGGGTTCGCCAGAAAAACTGCAACGCTGCCTGGAATTGGGCGCTGACGTCGCCATCGATTATCGCAATGAAGATTTCGTCGACGTTGTGGCGCGGGTGACCGAAGGCCGCGGCGTGGACGTGATTCTCGACAACATGGGCGCCGCGTACCTGGCGCGCAATATCGAGGCGCTGGCAGTCGACGGCCGCATCGTCATGATCGGCCTGCAAAGCGGCCGCGAAGCGCCCATCCACCTCGGCAAGATGATGGGCAAACGCGCGGCGCTGCACACCACCTCGCTACGCGACCGCTCGGCAGCGGCCAAACAAACCATCGTCGCGGGCGTGCTGCACGACATCTGGCCGCATCTGCTGACTGGCGCGATCAAGCCAGTCATCGACAAGACATTCCCGCTGACCGACGTGGTGGCCGCGCATGCGTATATGGAATCGGGCGGGCATGTGGGGAAGATTGTGTTGCAGGTTAAAGACTCGCGGTAA
- a CDS encoding pyocin S6 family toxin immunity protein: protein MVFILISGFYPEPNPDNSLQYEKDVPPELEMRVLSAIGWESSADVPVGENDLTSEQAAAVLRVLGEPVRSDLMYSVGLCR, encoded by the coding sequence ATGGTATTTATCTTGATCAGTGGTTTTTATCCGGAACCCAATCCGGATAACTCATTGCAGTATGAAAAAGATGTGCCCCCAGAGTTAGAGATGAGGGTGCTTTCAGCAATTGGATGGGAGTCCTCGGCGGATGTACCTGTCGGTGAAAACGATCTAACCAGTGAACAGGCGGCTGCGGTCTTGAGAGTGCTCGGTGAGCCGGTCAGGTCTGACTTGATGTATAGCGTCGGGCTTTGCAGGTAG
- a CDS encoding amino acid ABC transporter ATP-binding protein → MLNIVKAVDVNKFFGDFQALKNVNLEIPHGEVLCIIGPSGSGKSTLLRCINQLEKVDAGGLWVDDEIVGFRSEGHKLIELSDKQIAKQRLKTGMVFQRFNLFAHMTVLDNILEGPVQVLRQPVEECRALAFELLKRVGLESKANSYPIELSGGQQQRVAIARALAMRPKLMLFDEPTSALDPELVGEVLSVMRDLAKSGMTMVVVTHELGFAREVANRVVFMDAGQIIETGAPEDVLMNPRNQRTQDFIAAVLN, encoded by the coding sequence ATGCTGAACATCGTCAAGGCAGTAGACGTGAACAAGTTCTTCGGCGACTTCCAGGCGCTCAAGAACGTCAATCTGGAAATCCCCCACGGCGAGGTGCTGTGCATCATCGGCCCGTCCGGCTCCGGCAAAAGCACGCTGTTGCGATGCATCAACCAGCTGGAAAAAGTCGACGCGGGTGGTTTGTGGGTCGATGACGAAATCGTCGGCTTTCGCTCCGAAGGCCACAAGCTGATCGAACTGAGCGACAAGCAGATCGCCAAGCAGCGTCTGAAGACCGGCATGGTGTTCCAGCGCTTCAACCTGTTCGCGCACATGACCGTGCTGGACAATATCCTCGAAGGCCCGGTGCAGGTTTTGCGCCAGCCGGTGGAAGAATGCCGCGCGCTGGCGTTCGAATTGCTCAAGCGCGTCGGCCTGGAATCCAAGGCCAACAGCTATCCCATCGAGTTGTCCGGTGGCCAGCAACAGCGCGTCGCTATCGCCCGCGCCCTGGCCATGCGCCCCAAATTGATGCTGTTCGATGAGCCGACTTCCGCCCTCGACCCTGAGTTGGTCGGTGAAGTGTTGTCGGTGATGCGTGACCTGGCCAAGAGCGGCATGACCATGGTGGTCGTGACTCACGAGCTGGGCTTTGCTCGCGAAGTCGCCAATCGCGTGGTGTTCATGGATGCCGGGCAGATCATCGAAACCGGCGCGCCGGAAGATGTGCTGATGAACCCGCGCAACCAGCGCACTCAAGATTTTATTGCTGCCGTTCTGAACTGA
- a CDS encoding polysaccharide deacetylase — MLGTTDLRWPANARASVALAFDLDGPTGAAMLDGSIWQKPDYFTFGGYGPYRALPRLLDMLKAHATPATFFVPAWVVENWPRQCQAILEHGHEVAYHGYRHESFFALDLKAQREVMQISADIFKRYLGITASGFRTPSGDWHTETPALLMDCGVTYSSSMRGDDRPYFIDVPGQANGLVEIPGRWELDDYASLAYTRAPNYPAGLDRIASYDQTLDNWCREFDGTYREGLCMTTLFHPKISGKPGRILLLERFLEHMHSHPDVWFATCNDVANFWLKEHRHD; from the coding sequence ATGCTCGGCACGACCGACCTGCGCTGGCCCGCAAATGCCCGCGCCAGCGTAGCCCTGGCCTTCGATCTGGACGGCCCGACCGGCGCCGCGATGCTCGACGGCTCGATCTGGCAAAAACCCGATTACTTCACCTTCGGCGGCTACGGCCCGTATCGCGCCCTGCCCCGTCTGCTGGACATGCTCAAGGCTCACGCCACGCCCGCGACATTTTTCGTCCCGGCCTGGGTCGTGGAGAACTGGCCTCGGCAATGTCAGGCCATCCTCGAACACGGCCACGAAGTGGCTTATCACGGCTATCGCCACGAATCTTTTTTTGCCCTGGACCTCAAGGCCCAGCGCGAAGTCATGCAGATCAGCGCCGATATCTTCAAGCGCTATCTGGGCATCACCGCCAGCGGTTTTCGCACGCCGTCCGGCGACTGGCACACGGAAACCCCGGCCCTGCTCATGGACTGCGGCGTGACCTATTCCAGCAGCATGCGCGGTGACGACCGGCCTTATTTCATCGACGTTCCCGGTCAGGCCAACGGTCTGGTGGAAATCCCCGGCCGCTGGGAGCTGGACGATTACGCGTCACTGGCCTACACCCGTGCGCCGAACTATCCGGCCGGTCTGGATCGCATCGCCAGCTACGACCAGACCCTGGATAACTGGTGTCGCGAGTTCGATGGCACGTATCGCGAAGGCCTGTGCATGACCACGCTGTTCCACCCCAAGATCAGCGGCAAACCGGGGCGCATCCTGTTGCTGGAACGCTTCCTGGAACACATGCACAGCCATCCGGACGTGTGGTTCGCCACGTGCAACGACGTCGCCAATTTCTGGCTCAAGGAGCATCGCCATGACTGA
- a CDS encoding MmgE/PrpD family protein, which translates to MNNPLHTLSQFVTQTDYAALPAPLVEKAKRHFLDTLGAALAGSQAELTQRTLRAMNASESDGASVIWGTEQGLSARNAALVNGIAAHALELDDAGGCDHSGAVVVPAMLAVLPLCDPMPSGQELINAMVIGYDVARRVLEACGGYSPHNEAGWHSTGTCGVFGAAAACARLLKLDATQTASALGLAASMSGGLWAFIHDGADSKKLHAGRPAEGGVLAVLLAREGVTGPNQVFDDVWGGFLRTLARDTAQPEALTADLGVIWKLARCSIKPYAACRGTHSAIDAIGELLSELDIKADEIESIDVSASEFLVGMCAGLDTTTLAASQMSLPYALAVRCLLGHAGLDAYEEKLRGDVEVLGFMQRIRMHSDASLAPLDEPRLTLTRKDGRSASRQVKTPLGGPLNPIGDDALLEKFRSLATRALPDVHVERLVALCLNLDQKTDLQDLLDLLRFP; encoded by the coding sequence ATGAACAATCCATTGCACACCCTCAGCCAATTCGTCACTCAGACGGATTACGCCGCCCTGCCCGCGCCTCTGGTGGAAAAAGCCAAGCGGCACTTTCTCGACACGCTGGGCGCTGCGCTGGCAGGCTCGCAAGCCGAGTTGACCCAACGCACCTTGCGCGCCATGAACGCCAGCGAATCCGACGGCGCGTCGGTGATCTGGGGTACCGAGCAAGGTTTGTCGGCGCGTAATGCGGCCTTGGTCAATGGCATCGCGGCCCACGCTTTGGAACTGGACGATGCCGGTGGCTGCGATCACTCCGGCGCGGTCGTCGTACCGGCGATGCTCGCGGTGCTGCCGTTGTGCGATCCGATGCCCAGCGGCCAAGAGCTGATCAACGCCATGGTCATCGGTTACGACGTTGCCCGGCGCGTACTCGAAGCCTGCGGCGGTTACTCGCCGCACAACGAAGCCGGCTGGCATTCCACCGGCACCTGCGGCGTCTTCGGCGCGGCAGCGGCATGCGCCCGACTGCTCAAGCTGGATGCCACGCAAACCGCTTCCGCGCTGGGTCTGGCGGCAAGCATGAGCGGCGGCTTGTGGGCGTTTATCCATGACGGCGCCGACAGCAAGAAGCTGCACGCCGGCCGCCCCGCTGAAGGCGGCGTGCTTGCGGTATTGCTCGCTCGCGAAGGCGTGACCGGACCCAATCAGGTGTTCGATGACGTGTGGGGTGGATTTCTGCGCACTTTGGCGCGGGACACGGCGCAACCCGAGGCGCTGACTGCGGATCTGGGCGTGATCTGGAAACTCGCCCGCTGCTCGATCAAACCTTACGCCGCTTGCCGAGGCACGCACTCAGCCATCGATGCCATCGGTGAATTGCTCAGCGAACTTGATATCAAGGCTGACGAGATCGAGTCCATCGACGTCAGCGCCAGCGAGTTTCTGGTGGGCATGTGCGCAGGTCTCGATACCACCACGCTGGCCGCCTCGCAAATGAGCCTGCCGTATGCGCTGGCCGTGCGTTGCCTGCTGGGCCATGCCGGGCTGGACGCTTACGAAGAGAAGTTGCGCGGCGACGTCGAAGTGCTGGGCTTCATGCAGCGCATTCGCATGCACAGCGATGCGTCCCTCGCGCCGCTGGATGAACCGCGCCTGACCCTGACCCGTAAAGATGGCCGCAGCGCTTCCCGGCAAGTCAAAACCCCGCTGGGCGGCCCGCTCAACCCGATTGGCGATGACGCCTTGCTGGAGAAATTTCGCTCACTGGCGACGCGTGCGTTGCCCGACGTACACGTCGAACGCCTCGTCGCGCTGTGCCTGAACCTGGATCAAAAAACAGACCTACAAGACCTGCTGGATCTTTTGCGCTTCCCTTGA
- a CDS encoding ABC transporter substrate-binding protein — MSALISVSSWAADTHVLPKSITEKGYISAGIAPNYPPMDFKDPATNKLTGIDYDLGTEISKRLGIEIRWQETAFEQMVSGLATNRIDIVMSGMTDTPERQKTVDFVDYFSTGPQFYTLESQKDLKDIEDMCGKKIGTSRRTTFPVEIAKWSDVNCVAKGKPAIVVIGTEGSADARAQLRQGRLDAAVQGSETLPYIQGQEPGVFKVIGGTLARQLTGLGVAKNNPELSAAIIATLNDMIKDGSYAKILDKWQLKDGAVAEATLNGAK, encoded by the coding sequence TTGTCCGCCCTGATTTCGGTTTCCAGCTGGGCAGCAGACACTCACGTGTTGCCAAAATCCATCACCGAGAAAGGCTACATTTCGGCGGGCATCGCCCCGAACTATCCGCCGATGGACTTCAAGGACCCGGCCACCAATAAACTGACCGGCATCGACTACGACCTGGGCACTGAAATCAGCAAGCGCCTGGGCATCGAAATCCGCTGGCAGGAAACCGCCTTCGAACAAATGGTCAGCGGTCTGGCGACCAACCGCATCGACATCGTCATGTCGGGCATGACCGATACGCCGGAGCGCCAGAAGACCGTCGACTTCGTTGACTATTTCAGCACCGGCCCGCAGTTCTACACCCTTGAATCCCAGAAGGATCTGAAGGACATCGAAGACATGTGCGGCAAGAAAATCGGCACCAGCCGTCGCACCACCTTCCCGGTGGAGATCGCCAAATGGAGTGACGTCAACTGTGTCGCCAAAGGCAAGCCGGCCATCGTCGTGATCGGCACCGAAGGCAGCGCCGATGCCCGTGCGCAACTGCGTCAGGGACGTCTGGATGCCGCCGTGCAAGGCAGCGAAACCCTGCCGTACATTCAGGGCCAGGAGCCTGGCGTATTCAAGGTCATCGGCGGCACGCTCGCGCGTCAGCTGACCGGCCTGGGCGTGGCCAAGAACAATCCTGAGTTGAGCGCGGCGATCATCGCCACCCTCAACGACATGATCAAGGACGGCAGCTACGCGAAGATCCTCGACAAGTGGCAACTCAAGGATGGCGCAGTGGCTGAAGCGACCCTCAACGGCGCGAAGTAA
- the mmsB gene encoding 3-hydroxyisobutyrate dehydrogenase, whose amino-acid sequence MKIAFIGLGNMGAPMARNLLKAGHHLHLFDLNTAVLNELATLGGRISESPKHAAQGAELVITMLPAAAHVRSVYLNDDGVLAGIGSGVPAVDCSTIDPQTIRDVAAIAARQGVTLGDAPVSGGTGGAQAGTLTFMVGASAEHFEVLKPVLAKMGKNIVHCGDIGTGQIAKICNNLLLGISMIGVSEAMALGDALGIDTGILANIINSSTGRCWSSEVYNPWPGIVETAPAARGYTGGFGAELMLKDLALATEAARTAHQPVILGAVAQQLYQAMSLRGEGGKDFSAIIEGYRKKD is encoded by the coding sequence ATGAAAATCGCTTTCATCGGCTTGGGCAACATGGGCGCGCCGATGGCTCGCAACCTGCTCAAGGCCGGGCATCATCTGCATCTGTTCGACTTGAACACCGCCGTGCTCAACGAACTCGCCACCTTGGGCGGGCGTATCAGTGAATCGCCCAAACATGCGGCGCAAGGCGCGGAGCTGGTCATCACCATGCTGCCGGCTGCGGCCCACGTGCGCAGCGTCTATCTCAATGACGACGGCGTATTGGCGGGCATCGGCTCCGGAGTGCCAGCGGTGGATTGCAGCACCATCGACCCGCAGACCATTCGCGACGTGGCCGCCATCGCCGCCAGACAGGGCGTGACCCTGGGCGACGCGCCGGTTTCCGGTGGCACCGGCGGCGCTCAGGCCGGCACGTTGACGTTCATGGTCGGCGCCAGTGCCGAGCATTTCGAAGTGCTGAAACCGGTGCTGGCGAAAATGGGCAAGAACATCGTGCATTGCGGCGATATCGGCACCGGGCAAATCGCCAAGATCTGCAACAACCTGCTGCTGGGCATTTCCATGATCGGCGTTTCCGAAGCCATGGCACTGGGCGACGCGCTGGGCATCGACACCGGGATTCTGGCCAACATCATCAACAGCTCGACCGGCCGCTGCTGGAGCTCCGAGGTCTACAACCCATGGCCCGGCATCGTCGAAACGGCACCCGCTGCACGGGGTTATACCGGCGGTTTCGGCGCGGAGCTGATGCTCAAGGATCTCGCCCTGGCAACCGAAGCCGCACGCACCGCTCACCAACCGGTCATCCTCGGCGCCGTGGCGCAACAGTTGTATCAAGCGATGAGCCTGCGCGGCGAGGGCGGCAAGGACTTCTCGGCGATCATTGAGGGGTATCGCAAGAAGGACTAG
- a CDS encoding pyocin S6 family toxin immunity protein, which translates to MLLEITGFLIDDSEDDSIKFALDVKTEFEQAVMDVLGWESMEAEVVGEQPLTTTQIEEIAHVIKEPLPLDLDLFIGVRA; encoded by the coding sequence ATGCTCTTAGAAATCACTGGTTTTTTGATAGACGACAGCGAAGACGATTCAATCAAATTTGCGCTCGACGTGAAAACGGAATTTGAGCAAGCCGTAATGGATGTTTTGGGTTGGGAAAGCATGGAGGCCGAGGTCGTTGGTGAGCAACCTTTGACGACCACGCAAATTGAGGAAATTGCGCACGTGATAAAGGAGCCGCTGCCGCTGGATCTTGATTTGTTCATTGGCGTGCGGGCATAG